The following are from one region of the Sorghum bicolor cultivar BTx623 chromosome 2, Sorghum_bicolor_NCBIv3, whole genome shotgun sequence genome:
- the LOC8073131 gene encoding uncharacterized protein LOC8073131: MVQQQQQHRIYILQFRKGEPEQEVACKVSQPKGAGRRVMYYYQDYGSGGGKSGKQVQPRALGLRRFLAMLLLSFLCVGTLFVAPVSFLSFVHSDEGGAAAGAGTGAVATAAAARGAVSGPCSSVGNDSFCCDRTSERADICFAKGDLRMHSASASFQLVSAGNSTAAAEEEEERIRPYTRKWEANVMATIDEVRLRRVVPGDAARCDVRHDVPAVLFSTGGYTGNVYHEFNDGILPLFVTAHHLRRRVVLVILEYHDWWMTKYGDVVSQLSAFPPIDFTADRRVHCFPEVIAGLRIHGELSVDPARTPEGKSIGDFRRLLDDAYRGRIEFLERLERRTARKRLRLHRHRRGAVVPRAPPGPSHADDDRRPRPRLVIVSRTGSRVIENEADLAALAADVGFDVRVIRPDRTTELCKIYRELNASDAMIGVHGAAMTHFLFMRPGKVFIQVVPLGTDWAAGAYYGEPAARMGLRYVGYKISPEESSLSREYPTGDPVLTDPAGVAQRGWDVTKKVYLDRQNVRLDLARFREELVGAHRYLMAGGDGGGRRRPRAPE; the protein is encoded by the coding sequence ATggtgcagcagcaacagcagcacagAATCTACATCTTGCAGTTCAGGAAGGGCGAGCCGGAGCAGGAGGTGGCATGCAAGGTGTCGCAGCCCAAGGGCGCCGGGCGGCGGGTCATGTACTACTACCAGGACTACGGCAGCGGTGGGGGCAAGAGCGGCAAGCAGGTGCAACCCAGGGCTCTCGGCCTGCGGCGCTTCTTGGCCATGCTCCTGCTCTCCTTCCTCTGCGTGGGGACGCTGTTCGTGGCGCCCGTGTCCTTCCTCTCTTTCGTGCATAGCGACgaaggcggcgcggcggcgggagcGGGGACGGGGGCGGTGGCGACGGCCGCGGCCGCGCGTGGCGCGGTGTCCGGACCGTGCTCGTCCGTGGGGAACGACAGCTTCTGCTGCGACCGCACGTCGGAGCGCGCGGACATCTGCTTCGCCAAGGGGGACCTGCGCATGCACTCGGCGAGCGCGTCGTTCCAGCTCGTGTCCGCCGGCaactcgacggcggcggcggaggaggaggaggagcggataCGGCCGTACACGCGCAAGTGGGAGGCGAACGTGATGGCGACGATCGACGAGGTGCGGCTGCGGCGCGTGGTCCCCGGCGACGCCGCGCGGTGCGACGTGCGGCACGACGTGCCGGCCGTGCTCTTCTCCACCGGCGGGTACACGGGCAACGTGTACCACGAGTTCAACGACGGCATCCTGCCGCTGTTCGTGACGGCGCACCACCTCCGGCGGCGCGTGGTGCTGGTGATCCTCGAGTACCACGACTGGTGGATGACCAAGTACGGCGACGTGGTGTCCCAGCTGTCGGCGTTCCCGCCGATCGACTTCACCGCCGACCGCCGCGTGCACTGCTTCCCCGAGGTGATCGCCGGGCTTCGCATCCACGGCGAGCTGAGCGTGGACCCGGCGAGGACGCCCGAGGGGAAGAGCATCGGCGACTTCCGCAGGCTCCTGGACGACGCGTACCGCGGCCGCATCGAGTTCCTGGAGCGCCTGGAGCGGCGCACGGCTCGGAAGCGCCTGCGCCtgcaccgccaccgccgcggcgCCGTGGTGCCCCGCGCGCCGCCAGGTCCGAGTCACGCAGACGACGACCGCCGGCCCAGGCCCAGGCTGGTGATCGTGTCGCGGACGGGGTCCCGCGTGATCGAGAACGAGGCCGACCTGGCGGCACTGGCGGCGGACGTCGGGTTCGACGTGCGCGTGATCCGTCCCGACCGCACCACGGAGCTGTGCAAGATATACCGGGAGCTGAACGCCAGCGACGCCATGATCGGGGTGCACGGCGCCGCCATGACGCACTTCCTGTTCATGCGGCCCGGGAAGGTGTTCATCCAGGTGGTTCCGCTGGGCACGGACTGGGCCGCCGGCGCCTACTACGGCGAGCCCGCGGCGCGGATGGGCCTGCGGTACGTCGGGTACAAGATCAGCCCCGAGGAGAGCTCGCTGTCCCGCGAGTACCCCACGGGCGACCCCGTGCTGACGGACCCCGCCGGCGTGGCGCAGCGCGGCTGGGACGTGACCAAGAAGGTGTACCTGGACCGGCAGAACGTGCGGCTGGACCTGGCGCGCTTCCGGGAGGAGCTCGTCGGGGCGCACCGGTACCTGAtggccggcggcgacggcggcggacggcggcggCCGAGAGCGCCCGAGTGA